In one window of Prevotella sp. E13-17 DNA:
- a CDS encoding LytTR family DNA-binding domain-containing protein → MIRCIAIDDEPLALQQLVAYIHKVTFLELVAQCQSAIEARQVLEKETVDAIFCDINMPDLNGMDFVKSLAVPPLVVFTTAYAEYAVEGFKVNAVDYLLKPFGLQEFLRAANRLKERLKPSVVDSESASDVLFLKTEYRIVKVAISDIRYVEAMSEYLKVYLRTSTKPIITLLSMKKMEEHLPSNFMRIHRSYIINLSEIKEVNKCRVVMDENTYLPIGDMYKEAFMRFLDDRFLGK, encoded by the coding sequence ATGATACGCTGTATTGCCATCGATGATGAGCCTCTGGCTCTGCAACAGCTTGTGGCCTATATCCACAAGGTGACGTTTCTTGAACTTGTGGCCCAGTGCCAGAGTGCCATCGAGGCACGTCAAGTGCTGGAGAAGGAGACGGTGGATGCCATCTTCTGTGATATCAACATGCCCGACCTCAACGGCATGGACTTCGTGAAGTCGTTGGCAGTGCCGCCACTGGTGGTGTTCACGACGGCCTATGCTGAATATGCCGTCGAGGGCTTCAAGGTGAATGCCGTTGACTATCTGTTGAAACCCTTCGGACTGCAGGAATTCCTGCGGGCGGCCAACCGACTGAAAGAACGGTTGAAACCAAGTGTCGTGGATAGCGAGTCGGCCTCCGATGTTCTGTTCCTGAAAACAGAGTATCGCATCGTGAAAGTAGCCATCTCTGACATCCGCTATGTGGAAGCCATGAGTGAATACCTGAAGGTGTATCTGCGCACTAGCACGAAACCTATCATCACCCTGTTGTCGATGAAAAAGATGGAAGAACACTTGCCCAGCAACTTCATGCGCATACACCGCTCGTATATCATCAACCTGAGTGAAATCAAGGAGGTGAACAAGTGCAGGGTGGTGATGGACGAGAATACCTATCTGCCTATCGGTGATATGTATAAGGAAGCTTTCATGCGTTTTCTGGACGATAGGTTCTTGGGTAAGTAA
- a CDS encoding TolC family protein, whose translation MTLLLAVTAVMVVRAQPERKMTVDELFQLVESNSKTLQQEKISVEFAKKGIAAARSARLPELTASASVSLNGDVVVMDRDFTDAHGFAAPRWGNSLAVEAQQVVYAGGAINAGIALAQLQHERALVGEQQVRQQQRLMALGQYLELFKLTNREQVVRRHIVLTQHLVDDINAKHQQGMALKNDVTRYELLLETLQLTLRKLQDQCDIMNYQLCNQLGVEGKIVPQLNLNDTIVAPSNDAWMESPSILQARIGEKVAHQELRLAKSELLPKVALVAADNLNGPFTYDLPPVDKNINFWYVGLGVKYSVSSLFKQNKKVQQAQVRTRQAQQVKAVVNEQLDNQWHQAYTVYQQAYVELKTQQKSVELARQNYQVVNDRYLSQLALITDMIDASNTKLDAELGEVDARVGIVFAYFKLKYISGTL comes from the coding sequence ATGACGCTCCTGTTGGCTGTAACCGCTGTGATGGTGGTAAGGGCTCAACCGGAGCGCAAGATGACAGTTGACGAATTGTTTCAACTGGTGGAAAGCAACAGCAAGACTCTTCAGCAAGAGAAGATAAGCGTAGAATTTGCTAAGAAAGGGATAGCGGCGGCGCGTTCAGCACGGCTGCCCGAGTTGACAGCATCGGCATCGGTATCGCTGAATGGCGATGTGGTAGTGATGGATCGTGACTTTACTGATGCTCATGGATTTGCTGCTCCACGTTGGGGCAACTCGCTAGCGGTAGAGGCACAACAGGTGGTCTATGCCGGTGGTGCCATCAATGCTGGCATTGCTTTGGCACAGTTGCAACATGAGCGGGCTTTGGTGGGCGAACAACAGGTGCGCCAACAGCAACGATTGATGGCTCTTGGACAGTATTTGGAATTGTTTAAACTGACGAATCGCGAACAGGTGGTGAGACGGCATATCGTACTGACTCAACATCTTGTCGATGATATCAACGCAAAGCACCAGCAGGGAATGGCACTGAAGAACGACGTGACACGTTATGAACTGCTGCTGGAGACATTACAACTGACACTGAGAAAGTTGCAAGACCAGTGTGACATCATGAACTATCAGTTGTGCAACCAATTGGGCGTGGAAGGAAAGATTGTGCCACAACTGAATCTGAACGACACTATCGTAGCTCCGTCAAACGATGCTTGGATGGAGTCTCCCAGCATTCTGCAGGCACGGATAGGCGAGAAAGTGGCGCATCAAGAACTGCGCCTGGCAAAGAGTGAACTTCTGCCCAAGGTGGCACTGGTAGCTGCCGACAACCTGAATGGTCCGTTCACTTACGACCTGCCACCAGTGGACAAGAATATCAACTTCTGGTATGTTGGATTGGGTGTGAAATATTCGGTGAGCTCGTTGTTTAAACAAAATAAAAAGGTGCAACAGGCTCAGGTGCGCACTCGACAGGCGCAACAGGTCAAGGCTGTGGTGAACGAACAATTGGATAACCAGTGGCATCAGGCTTACACCGTTTATCAACAGGCTTACGTGGAATTGAAGACCCAGCAGAAAAGTGTGGAACTGGCACGGCAGAACTATCAAGTGGTGAACGACCGCTATCTGTCGCAGCTGGCACTGATCACCGACATGATTGATGCCTCGAACACTAAGTTGGATGCAGAGCTTGGTGAGGTGGATGCCCGCGTCGGTATCGTCTTTGCTTATTTTAAACTAAAATATATTTCAGGAACACTATAA
- a CDS encoding HlyD family secretion protein, producing MNKRKQILRAYNIVVITLMVLGIGYALSRFVHWGSTEYTDNAMVHRHLTPINTRVQGFIKEIRFEEFQYVHQGDTLVVLEDAEYRLALAQAEAGVKGQKSGSQAVTAGMNSTASNVRAASAGIDEARILMEHAQKDFQRFEQLMSKDAVTRQQYDNVKAQYEAARARYEAARNRQQATSGILSEQRQRLGQSEAVESVAEAQLNLARLNLSYTVITAPCDGFIGRKDIHVGQLVQPGQLLVNVVDQNSVWVIANYRESQMHHIAVGEAVTFKADAIPGVTFKGEVKSISAASGSAYSHMPVDNATGNFVKVEQRVPVRIELTADNDAEDVKKLLSGLNVECEVDY from the coding sequence ATGAACAAGAGAAAACAAATATTACGTGCATATAATATAGTAGTAATCACACTGATGGTGCTAGGTATCGGCTATGCGCTGAGCCGCTTTGTGCATTGGGGCTCAACAGAGTACACAGACAATGCCATGGTGCACCGTCATCTGACACCCATAAACACCCGTGTACAAGGATTTATCAAGGAAATAAGGTTTGAGGAGTTTCAATACGTGCATCAGGGTGACACACTGGTGGTCCTCGAAGATGCCGAATACCGCTTGGCACTGGCACAAGCAGAGGCCGGTGTGAAGGGACAGAAGAGTGGCTCGCAGGCCGTGACTGCTGGCATGAACTCTACGGCATCGAACGTGCGAGCAGCTTCGGCAGGCATTGACGAGGCACGCATTCTGATGGAGCATGCCCAGAAGGACTTTCAACGGTTTGAACAATTGATGTCGAAAGATGCAGTGACGCGACAGCAGTACGACAATGTTAAGGCACAGTATGAGGCTGCACGCGCACGCTATGAAGCAGCACGGAACCGTCAGCAAGCCACTAGTGGCATACTGAGCGAGCAGCGTCAGCGACTGGGGCAGTCGGAGGCTGTCGAGAGTGTGGCAGAAGCCCAGTTGAACCTGGCGCGACTGAATCTTAGCTATACAGTGATTACGGCTCCCTGCGATGGCTTTATCGGTCGTAAGGATATCCACGTGGGGCAGCTGGTGCAGCCAGGTCAGTTGTTGGTGAATGTGGTCGATCAAAACAGCGTATGGGTGATAGCCAACTACCGCGAGAGCCAGATGCACCATATCGCTGTGGGCGAAGCTGTCACGTTTAAAGCCGACGCCATTCCTGGTGTTACGTTCAAGGGCGAAGTGAAGAGCATTTCGGCAGCAAGCGGTTCTGCCTATAGTCATATGCCGGTAGATAACGCTACGGGCAACTTTGTGAAGGTTGAACAGCGCGTACCCGTACGTATAGAACTGACGGCAGATAATGATGCCGAGGATGTGAAGAAGTTGTTGAGTGGTTTGAACGTGGAATGCGAGGTGGACTACTAA